A stretch of Anaeromyxobacter dehalogenans 2CP-1 DNA encodes these proteins:
- a CDS encoding DHH family phosphoesterase, producing the protein MQLELLYHGNCFDGCASAALFGRWFQEREGARLAGVRYRPVQHQQGDAFPADAFGADVNACVDFRYSPRLDWWFDHHASAFPTPADRASFERDATGRKFWDPAAPSCTGFIARTLADRFGWRAAELDELVRWADVIDAARFESAAVAVRLEAPALRIMTLLEATKDPALPTRLIGAMQRLPLAEIAAQDWVTGPLAPILERHRGAIDVVRRQARVRDGVVEIDLGDTGLEAANKFIAYDLFPEARYTVVVSKDPKRTKVSVGSNPWAREQRTHDISKLCERYGGGGHPVVGAVSLAPDRLADARRIAAEIASALRGEPNAP; encoded by the coding sequence ATGCAGCTCGAGCTCCTCTACCACGGCAACTGCTTCGACGGCTGCGCCTCGGCCGCCCTCTTCGGACGCTGGTTCCAGGAGCGCGAGGGGGCGCGCCTCGCCGGCGTCCGCTACCGCCCCGTGCAGCACCAGCAGGGCGACGCGTTCCCCGCCGACGCCTTCGGCGCGGACGTGAACGCGTGCGTCGACTTCCGCTACTCGCCCCGCCTCGACTGGTGGTTCGACCACCACGCCAGCGCGTTCCCGACGCCCGCGGACCGCGCGTCGTTCGAGCGGGACGCGACCGGCCGGAAGTTCTGGGACCCGGCCGCGCCGAGCTGCACCGGCTTCATCGCGCGCACGCTGGCGGACCGGTTCGGCTGGCGCGCCGCCGAGCTGGACGAGCTGGTGCGCTGGGCCGACGTCATCGACGCGGCCCGCTTCGAGTCGGCCGCGGTGGCGGTGCGGCTCGAGGCGCCCGCGCTCCGCATCATGACGCTGCTCGAGGCCACCAAGGACCCGGCGCTCCCGACCCGGCTCATCGGCGCCATGCAGCGGCTGCCGCTCGCCGAGATCGCGGCGCAGGACTGGGTGACCGGGCCGCTCGCGCCGATCCTGGAGCGGCACCGCGGCGCCATCGACGTGGTGCGGCGCCAGGCCAGGGTGCGGGACGGGGTGGTGGAGATCGACCTCGGCGACACCGGCCTCGAGGCCGCGAACAAGTTCATCGCCTACGATCTGTTCCCGGAGGCGCGCTACACGGTGGTCGTGTCGAAGGATCCGAAGCGAACCAAGGTGTCGGTGGGCTCGAACCCCTGGGCCCGCGAGCAGCGCACGCACGACATCTCCAAGCTCTGCGAGCGGTACGGCGGCGGCGGGCACCCGGTGGTCGGTGCGGTGTCGCTCGCGCCGGACCGGCTGGCGGACGCGCGCCGGATCGCCGCGGAGATCGCCTCCGCGCTCCGGGGGGAGCCGAACGCACCATGA
- the hprK gene encoding HPr(Ser) kinase/phosphatase — MDAIRVGALLDDTKFDLRLTLVAGKQGLSRRISSSRIQKPGLVLAGFTEYLHKERVQVFGNTEMSYLATLPRERSVEVLRSFFGQDVSCLVVTKGLQPPPEMMAAADEAGVPLLRTSHLSSNFIESVQNCLEDVLTAQTSMHGVLLDVFGVGILLLGKSGIGKSEIALDLIMRGHRLVADDIVDVKRKTPESVFGAGSEIIKHHMEIRGLGIINIKDLFGVAAIRERKKIEIVLELVEWDPNVEYDRLGVEERKFRILDVEIPMLVVPVRPGRNMTTIVEVAARNHLLKLQGHHSAREFQERLNRAIALAPGGRVGEIDVE; from the coding sequence ATGGATGCGATCCGCGTCGGGGCGCTCCTCGACGACACCAAGTTCGATCTGCGGCTCACGCTCGTCGCGGGCAAGCAGGGCCTGTCGCGCCGGATCAGCTCCTCGCGCATCCAGAAGCCCGGGCTGGTGCTCGCCGGCTTCACCGAGTACCTGCACAAGGAGCGCGTGCAGGTGTTCGGGAACACCGAGATGAGCTACCTCGCCACCCTGCCGCGCGAGCGCTCGGTCGAGGTGCTGCGCAGCTTCTTCGGCCAGGACGTCTCCTGCCTGGTGGTGACGAAGGGGCTGCAGCCGCCGCCCGAGATGATGGCCGCGGCGGACGAGGCGGGGGTGCCGCTGCTCCGCACCAGCCACCTCTCCTCCAACTTCATCGAGTCGGTGCAGAACTGCCTGGAGGACGTGCTCACCGCGCAGACCTCCATGCACGGCGTGCTGCTCGACGTGTTCGGCGTCGGGATCCTGCTGCTCGGCAAGTCCGGCATCGGCAAGAGCGAGATCGCGCTCGACCTCATCATGCGCGGCCACCGCCTGGTGGCCGACGACATCGTGGACGTGAAGCGCAAGACGCCGGAGTCGGTGTTCGGCGCGGGCTCGGAGATCATCAAGCACCACATGGAGATCCGGGGCCTCGGCATCATCAACATCAAGGACCTGTTCGGCGTCGCCGCCATCCGCGAGCGGAAGAAGATCGAGATCGTGCTCGAGCTGGTCGAGTGGGATCCGAACGTGGAGTACGACCGGCTCGGCGTCGAGGAGCGCAAGTTCCGCATCCTCGACGTGGAGATCCCGATGCTGGTCGTCCCGGTCCGGCCGGGCCGCAACATGACCACCATCGTGGAGGTGGCCGCGCGCAACCACCTCCTCAAGCTCCAGGGGCACCACTCCGCCCGCGAGTTCCAGGAGCGACTGAACCGCGCCATCGCGCTCGCGCCGGGCGGGCGCGTCGGGGAGATCGACGTCGAATGA
- the rapZ gene encoding RNase adapter RapZ: protein MTATVSHAGPQVVILTGVSGSGKSTALRALEDAGFYCVDNLPIVFLEKLLELSGHTAGEVSRMALVVDAREGRFLVEAPRIIRELRQKGADVEVLFLDASDEALVRRYSETRRRHPLAGEGGTVPDGIAAERLALADVRGIADEVIDTTTLNVHELKRLVTRRFVAGEGAKLGVTLVSFGFRFGIPTHADLVLDVRFLPNPFFVPELKPHPGTDPRVAEFVLGQADAKAFLERLTDLLGFLLPRYRNEGKSYLTIAIGCTGGKHRSVALAAALAERLEGSGQPVRLWHRDVEKE, encoded by the coding sequence ATGACCGCCACGGTGAGCCACGCCGGGCCGCAGGTGGTGATCCTCACCGGCGTGTCCGGCTCGGGGAAGTCCACCGCGCTGCGCGCGCTGGAGGACGCCGGCTTCTACTGCGTCGACAACCTACCCATCGTCTTCCTCGAGAAGCTGCTCGAGCTCTCCGGCCACACCGCCGGCGAGGTCTCGCGCATGGCGCTCGTGGTGGACGCGCGCGAGGGGCGCTTCCTGGTGGAGGCGCCGCGGATCATCCGCGAGCTCCGCCAGAAGGGCGCCGACGTGGAGGTGCTGTTCCTCGACGCCTCCGACGAGGCGCTGGTCCGGCGCTACTCCGAGACGCGCCGCCGCCACCCGCTGGCCGGGGAGGGCGGCACCGTCCCCGACGGCATCGCGGCCGAGCGGCTGGCGCTCGCGGACGTGCGCGGCATCGCCGACGAGGTGATCGACACCACCACGCTCAACGTCCACGAGCTGAAGCGGCTCGTCACCCGCCGCTTCGTGGCCGGCGAGGGCGCGAAGCTGGGCGTGACGCTCGTGTCCTTCGGGTTCCGGTTCGGCATCCCGACGCACGCCGACCTGGTGCTCGACGTGCGCTTCCTGCCGAACCCGTTCTTCGTGCCGGAGCTGAAGCCGCACCCCGGGACGGATCCGCGCGTGGCGGAGTTCGTGCTGGGCCAGGCGGACGCGAAGGCGTTCCTGGAGCGGCTCACGGACCTGCTCGGCTTCCTGCTGCCGCGCTACCGGAACGAGGGGAAGAGCTACCTCACGATCGCCATCGGCTGCACCGGCGGCAAGCACCGCTCGGTGGCGCTCGCCGCCGCGCTCGCCGAGCGGCTCGAGGGCTCCGGCCAGCCGGTCCGGCTCTGGCACCGCGACGTCGAGAAGGAGTAG
- a CDS encoding PTS sugar transporter subunit IIA, with amino-acid sequence MVGLVVATHGRLAEELLLTAEGIVGRLERCEAVSIVAGASMDEARQHIAEAVKRVDQGSGVLVLTDMFGGTPANLALTFLGDKLEVVTGVNLPMIMKLATARGEDVSLHSVAELVTAYGQKNITLASELLRTRARSRT; translated from the coding sequence ATGGTCGGACTGGTGGTCGCCACGCACGGACGGCTCGCGGAGGAGCTCCTGCTCACCGCCGAGGGGATCGTCGGGCGCCTGGAGCGCTGCGAGGCGGTGAGCATCGTGGCCGGCGCGTCGATGGACGAGGCCCGCCAGCACATCGCCGAGGCGGTGAAGCGGGTCGATCAGGGCAGCGGCGTGCTGGTCCTCACCGACATGTTCGGCGGGACGCCCGCGAACCTGGCGCTCACCTTCCTCGGGGACAAGCTGGAGGTCGTCACCGGGGTGAACCTCCCCATGATCATGAAGCTCGCGACCGCGCGGGGCGAGGACGTCTCCCTCCACTCGGTGGCCGAGCTCGTGACCGCGTACGGGCAGAAGAACATCACCCTCGCCTCCGAGCTGCTGCGCACGCGCGCGCGGAGCCGGACGTAG
- a CDS encoding PTS sugar transporter subunit IIB, with product MIPLVRVDNRLLHGQILETWVPRLRIDQVMVADDEAAASSLAQAAMTLCVPPELPVRIRRVAEVDYAGLAAGGAKVLLLVRDVPGLAAARAAGLGAALAPRVNLGNLHFGPGRRLVTPSVFVSEEDLSVLRRLAAEGFEVEARAIPSESPTGLVEIERRYAAGH from the coding sequence GTGATCCCCCTGGTCCGCGTCGACAACCGCCTGCTGCACGGCCAGATCCTCGAGACCTGGGTGCCCCGCCTGCGCATCGACCAGGTGATGGTCGCGGACGACGAGGCGGCCGCCAGCTCGCTCGCGCAGGCGGCCATGACCCTGTGCGTCCCGCCGGAGCTGCCGGTGCGCATCCGCCGGGTGGCGGAGGTCGACTACGCGGGGCTGGCCGCGGGCGGCGCCAAGGTGCTCCTGCTGGTGCGCGACGTGCCCGGGCTGGCGGCGGCGCGCGCCGCCGGCCTCGGCGCCGCGCTCGCACCGCGGGTGAATCTGGGCAACCTCCACTTCGGGCCGGGGCGGCGCCTGGTCACGCCCTCGGTGTTCGTGTCGGAGGAGGACCTGTCGGTCCTGCGCCGGCTTGCCGCGGAAGGCTTCGAGGTGGAAGCTCGCGCGATTCCTTCCGAATCCCCCACGGGTTTGGTCGAGATCGAACGCCGGTACGCCGCGGGCCATTAG
- a CDS encoding PTS sugar transporter subunit IIC, with translation MGLLFLGLVAGLAAVERKGFLQAMLSRPIALAPVAGWVLGDAAGGLVVAAPLELLWLGAVNLGAAVPVHEALGAAAIAGGAVLAGRAAGSGVTPEIAVLAVLLAAPVALLGRRADKAVEGWNERLARHAEAALARHRVAEAARSNLYGLAAPFAIAAVLAPLSAWLAEALIPRFLAAAPGAAAPLRVGWFAFAALACAAGAKALRSRAAPRLFFAAFAAAFAALLTWRLLG, from the coding sequence TTGGGTCTTCTCTTCCTAGGGCTCGTGGCGGGCCTCGCCGCCGTGGAGCGCAAGGGGTTCCTGCAGGCCATGCTGTCGCGCCCCATCGCGCTGGCCCCGGTGGCAGGCTGGGTGCTCGGCGACGCGGCGGGCGGGCTGGTGGTCGCGGCGCCGCTCGAGCTGCTCTGGCTCGGCGCCGTCAACCTCGGCGCGGCGGTGCCGGTGCACGAGGCGCTCGGCGCCGCCGCCATCGCCGGCGGCGCGGTGCTGGCCGGCCGGGCGGCCGGGTCCGGGGTCACCCCGGAGATCGCGGTGCTGGCGGTGCTGCTCGCGGCGCCGGTCGCGCTCCTGGGGCGGCGCGCCGACAAGGCGGTGGAGGGCTGGAACGAGCGGCTGGCGCGCCACGCCGAGGCGGCGCTCGCGCGCCACCGGGTGGCCGAGGCCGCGCGCTCGAACCTCTACGGCCTGGCCGCGCCGTTCGCGATCGCCGCGGTGCTCGCGCCGCTCTCCGCCTGGCTGGCCGAGGCGCTCATCCCGCGCTTCCTCGCCGCCGCGCCGGGCGCGGCCGCGCCGCTGCGGGTGGGCTGGTTCGCGTTCGCCGCGCTGGCCTGCGCCGCCGGCGCGAAGGCGCTCCGCTCGCGCGCCGCCCCCCGGCTGTTCTTCGCCGCGTTCGCCGCCGCCTTCGCGGCGCTCCTCACCTGGAGGCTGCTCGGGTGA
- a CDS encoding PTS system mannose/fructose/sorbose family transporter subunit IID, whose product MSARVPRATLVRVFWRCLFLQAAWNRRGMQNLGFAYAIDPALRALYPDPARREEALGRHLGFFNCHPYMAAAIVGGAIHHEERVAAGAEPGQAPLAYKATLQGPLAALGDGFFWTALRPFFGALAVVGALLLGVPALVAALLVYNAIHLALRIGLFRAGYLRGDALVGTIAHLNLPVVADRLRAGGAALCGVAGAVFLMRGAAVGGPPAAALAAAAAAGGYAALARGARLLPTAYVATLAGVGAALLLGHLHGSS is encoded by the coding sequence GTGAGCGCGCGCGTCCCGAGGGCCACGCTGGTGCGCGTCTTCTGGCGCTGCCTGTTCCTGCAGGCGGCCTGGAACCGGCGCGGCATGCAGAACCTGGGCTTCGCCTACGCGATCGACCCGGCGCTCCGCGCGCTCTACCCCGACCCGGCGCGGCGCGAGGAGGCGCTCGGGCGGCACCTCGGCTTCTTCAACTGCCACCCGTACATGGCCGCCGCCATCGTGGGCGGCGCCATCCACCATGAGGAGCGGGTGGCGGCGGGCGCCGAGCCGGGGCAGGCGCCGCTCGCCTACAAGGCCACGCTGCAGGGGCCGCTCGCGGCGCTGGGCGACGGCTTCTTCTGGACCGCGCTCCGCCCGTTCTTCGGCGCGCTGGCGGTGGTGGGGGCGCTCCTGCTCGGCGTCCCCGCCCTCGTCGCGGCGCTCCTCGTCTACAACGCCATCCACCTCGCCCTGCGCATCGGGCTGTTCCGCGCCGGCTACCTGCGCGGCGACGCGCTCGTCGGGACCATCGCGCACCTCAACCTGCCGGTGGTGGCCGACCGGCTCCGCGCCGGCGGCGCGGCGCTGTGCGGCGTGGCGGGTGCGGTGTTCCTCATGCGCGGCGCGGCGGTGGGCGGACCGCCGGCCGCGGCGCTCGCGGCGGCGGCCGCGGCCGGCGGCTACGCGGCGCTGGCCCGCGGCGCCCGCCTGCTCCCCACCGCCTACGTCGCCACCCTGGCCGGGGTCGGCGCCGCGCTCCTCCTCGGCCACCTCCACGGGAGCAGCTAG
- a CDS encoding HPr family phosphocarrier protein, translated as MPHQERTFVIVNTLGLHARAAAQLVQTSNRYRSEIHVEKDGMQVNGKSIMGVLTLAAAKGSQITVTCDGDDADQAMTALAKVIENGFGET; from the coding sequence ATGCCGCACCAGGAGCGCACGTTCGTCATCGTCAACACGCTCGGCCTCCACGCGCGCGCCGCGGCGCAGCTCGTCCAGACCTCGAACCGCTACCGGTCCGAGATCCACGTCGAGAAGGACGGCATGCAGGTGAACGGGAAGAGCATCATGGGCGTGCTCACGCTCGCCGCGGCCAAGGGCTCGCAGATCACCGTGACCTGCGACGGCGACGACGCCGACCAGGCCATGACCGCGCTCGCCAAGGTGATCGAGAACGGGTTCGGGGAGACATGA